GATCACCAAGCGGAAGAGGATGGTGCTGATCAAGGAGCGAAAGGCAGCTCAGACTCTGAGCGCCATCTTGCTGGCGTTCATCCTGACGTGGACGCCCTACAACATCATGGTGCTCATTTCGACCTTCTGCTCGGACTGCATCCCCCTCTCCCTGTGGCATCTCGGCTACTGGCTGTGCTACGTCAACAGCACGGTTAATCCCATGTGCTACGCCCTGTGCAACAAGACCTTTCAGAAGACCTTTCGCATGCTCTTGCTCTGTCAGTGGAAGAAGAAAAGGATTGAGGAGAAACTGTACTGGTACGGACAGAATCCCGTGGTCAGCTCCAAACTCACATGAATTAATGCTTTCTGAGATGAACGGTGACAGCAGTAAATTGTCTggaattcatatatatatatatatatatatatatatatatatatatatatatatatatatatatgtatatgtatatatatatatatatatatatatatatatatatatatatacttatatgtGTTGGTCAGCAGTTATTTCTGCTCAGACTATGAAAATGGAAGCACATGTTAAACTGGTCTGAATATGCTTTAATCAATGACAGTGTACATagttttaaaaaggaaagatTGGTGCTTTCATACAAAAAATGCCATCAATTATAACACATGTATTATTTCCTATTTTAGTGTATTTGTATTCAAGTTGCACTGTCTAATAACTGACTTGCTATATAGGTTCAAAATTGTCGGGGCTGTGTTCGTACTGAGGAGTTGGTTTATATATTTTAAGGGCTAATACGTGTCATGTCTTCTTGATGTTGGAATCTGCTTGCAAAGTCAAAATCAAATCGAATCAATGTGCTGTTGTCGTTTGTAAGAGGagtgaatataaatgaatatctgTGGTTCTCATTTGACACGTTCTGTCCCGTAAAGTGTAATTATTCCATGAATtgaatttacaaaaataataaataatattaaatgaaaGCCTACccgaacaacaaaaacaacattttcataaagTTGACGTTAAAATACGTTACAAACTCGCCGAAGAGTATCACTGTTTACAACAGTTCACGGAGGATTAAGAGCACATATAACgagtatttaattttatttttttattatcctcaggtttttttatttattgaattttttttccttttgagtatttaaatacagtatttgtacaGTAACCGAATCAATTTCTCATCATatctttgttgtatttctggtaAACTTGTAATGTCCTGtggcaaaacaaaacttttttttttttcttggtagGAAGAGTAACCAAAAGATATTTTACATGTGTCATAAACGAAACACTttcttgctgctgtaaaaaaaaaaaaaaacagaactctgCACTTACTTGAGGAATGAAAGGCACTGTTTTGCTGCTTGTATTGATATGCTGGAAAAAGActtgatgcattttttttttttataactttgtttgtgttcaACTCTTCGTTCTTTGGTATTTCGCGATTATGTTCATGGAATTTCTGAATAAAATGTGCTGAAGTCAGTGTGTGGAGAGATGTCcttaaaaaacagcaacataaaaaaactaatttcttAAGAATTAGTCCCTTAAGAACCTCACAGCTCATCCTTCTTGCAGTCTTTGCTCTGAATCAGTTTCAGTGTGTCTGAAGGTCTCACCATCATCCACGCGTACTTGCACAGTCGCTCCTTGTTGCAGTCCTTCTGCCAGTAGATGACGTTCCTGCGGTTTAGGTTAGCACCGGCACAGGCGTCGTACCACCACCCTCCGCCAGGCACGCCCTGAAACTCCAACTTGGCACAGTTTTGAAAGTAGTTATCGTTGTCTCGGTCTTTCGTGGTGAATTTCTGGTTGTCGTGTAGATAGTTCTCCGTGTCCAGGGTCAAAGCGTCCACAGAGTTGCCCTGGAACAGCCCCAGCCTTAGCCTGTATGCCGAGGCCTCATCCTCCACTAGAAACGGGTCATATTCACCCATCTTGGTGATGGCATCTGGGTCCACTAGTTTTACTCCCAGTTTGTAGCGTGCAGGGCCTCGGGTGAGCTGATGAAGATATCCATTCCCAAGCCAGTGATCCCCAGAGACACGGCCAAAGCCAAGCTTGTACTCAGCCCAGGTGCGATCGAAATCTACGCTGCTGTTAACGGTGATGTGCTGCACGACGGTCCATCCTCCCTCCCGCATGGCGCAGTAAGCCACGATGGGGGAGTCGCCAGGCTGGATTAGGTACAGCCCGTCATGGGCCTGGCCTGAAGACATCATCAACATTTCATGGCAGTCCCTGGGCGGCACTGgtgagcaaagaaacaaatcagCCACGACTTTGAATCAATAACAGGGAAAGGTTTAAAAAATGGAAAGACGGGGAGGTgattagatcagattagatctgattagatcagattagatCTGATCACCACTCAAAGCGCTTTACCCTACAGTTTTGCCACAACTTGGGGCATAAGTGTATTGCCCAGGaaaacatcagcatgtagactagcagagtgTGTGATCACGACCTTCCTGTTGGAATATGATCCATAATACCACTGATATATGGCCATTCTGTAATCCCCATGATGGCATAGTGATGTTAACAGTCTTTAAAAAGGTTTTCTGTCGTCCAACTGAGTGAAATCAGCTTCATGTAGCTGCACCGGGCTTTAACGTCCCATTTAGTGGGTCCAGAAAGTAATAGAACAGCGACAATGTTGCTCCATGACTTCCAcgggaaatgtaaaaaaagaacctTGATCAATTGCCAAACTCTTCCTATTGTCTGTCTATCTTACTGAGGTAAACAAATGACCTCACAcggcacatactgtacagtagtGAGTCACTGAGCAATTAAGATCTACATTCTGGAATTTGACCAACACCCACAAGGAAAAAAGCATGCATGAGGCTGTTTCATACAAGCACATGTTCATTCACATCAGTGACATATACGGGTCTACCCTAAAACGGAGTGAATACCTCTCATTTGACGGTTTCGCACCAGGTTATGTTCATCCGGGGGAAGCAGATGCAGGTTCTCAGCTTGCAGATGCTCCGCAGTGACTCCAGCGACACACAGCAGTAGCAGGGCGGCTGCCTGCAGCCGGCATCTCAAACGCCTCATCCTTCACTTTCCCTGTGTTTAGGTGATTGATATTACAAGTGTCTTATTCAGTTCAATGAACAGTCCAAGACGTGCTAATTTAAAGAAATTGAGGGTGCTTACCTTCACTTAGGAACCCTTACTAAAGGTGGCAGAAATATGTTGTGAAGTGAATCTTCTCCTACTAGAGTATTAGTCCAGAATGCAAACAAACTAAGGccgtctgctgctgcagacagatTCAGAGTTCAATGAATGGCAGGTCTTCTCACACAGCCTCTCCTGTCCAGTCACGGCTGGACTTCAGCCTCGGGTTCACATCACAATGACAGACACCAAGCCTCCACTTATCTGTGTCAAGTGAGATAAAGCTGCATGCAAATCACAGAGAGTCGTGAACAGGGTAAACCCGTATCTCTGTCCCTGTTTAAATCACTTCAAGATTGAGTGAGACTGAAGTCCAGGCCGGACTGAAACAACTGCAATTTGCTGCTGGGAATTGACTgtactaaaacatttttttattttattgatcaaaaataagcttaatacaatacattaaGTACAAATTTGAATTCTTACAATCGTCAAAGCCTACAGTATACAAGAAAAGGCACAACTCTATACAAACAAGGCACAGTAATAAGACAATACAAAAAAAGCAGCTCCTGTCTAAGATTTCCAAAGAAACCTCTGTGATCTGGCTCTTCACTGCTGCCAGGTAAGTTGAGACAGGAAAGAGTCAACGACCTACGGGAGAGAAGATTACGTAAGCGTGACACATTTCTTGTACAGTGTGTACAGGCGTTAGAACTCTCAAAGTCAACAATAACAACggtaatgttgtgttgtgtatacTCAGCACTGACCTTCACCATGTCTCCCGCAGCTCCCggaacacatttcaaaaaaggTTCCTCCAGCCAGAACTCCAACAACTGCTGATTAAAGACTTGGAAATTCCTGTGACAACGTACAAATACACGATTACAATGGTTTTGGATCCACACGTTGTTGTGACACTGCACGGGCACTTACTTCTCTAACCGAGGCGATGATCCAGTACAACCACTTTCTCTTAGCTCCTTCCACCATTTTTTCAAAACTGCATTTAGCCAGTTTAAGCCAACTACAAGGTACCTGTGAGTATAAAAGGACACGGATTCTATGTgcactttgttatttattttgtaattgttCTGTTAAAATTGCAGTAATTATCCACTCACTCTTCATATGGGTTGTTGAGGACTTTTCTAACTAAAGGAAAGAGGTCAACACAGCAGCCGATGGTAATCCCCGAGGACTCCTTGTCAATGCTGtgggatttttatttatattcattcattccaaAGTAAATGATACATATTTGACTTGCAAACTGTGCGACTTGTGatgttaaatgtgatgtttacCTTTTGCTTATTAGGGGGAGAAAATCGACAAACACACCCGTGTCTTGGATTCTGCACAAAAGGATTCAGAGTGATATATTTGACATTCAAACAGAGTGCATGTCAATTTGTGCTTAGAACCAACAGCACACAACATACCTGAGAAAGTATGTCAATAACTCTCCAACGTTTCTCTGCCACAGTGTTAGAGCTACTTTCAGCTTTAGGTTTCTTCCAAAGAGCACGTCAGTCATTGTACTATGATCCTTTGtgagctgaaaaacaaaataaatgatgcaTTTCGAGAAAAGAACCAACAATATAATAACCAACTACTGTTTCTGACCTCAGTCAGTGTAGAGAACTCAGCTTTTTCAGAACCAGCTCGACCAGCCCTGTCATTATGGCAGACATTCAGTGGGAAATCCAGTCGATCCGTGTCAAATATTTCCTGCTGCACATCCTGTCGGCGACTCATCTCATTCTCCTTGTTCACGGCATTGCACGTCCGTCCAGACCCAAGCTGCTTCCTACGAGCCATCGTCAGGTGATGAGTCTTCCTTTTACATGACACTACTCGCTTCACTCTGCCCGGGTTGTTACCAGAGCGGCTCACTGAATACCTGGGTGGAGTAAAACGTACATACTAGTCTGGGTGAAGGAAAAATACAGAACGTATGTGACTGAATGTGCTGGTGCAAAACACAAACTACGCACAACCCACCTCTTCTTAAATAATTCCTCTTTCTTATCATAATCCACCTGCACAGAAGAATACAATTTACACTGAGATGATATACAGCTGAAGAGGTTGGTTATCTTGGAaaatttgatttgtgtttttgtattgagGAACTCAGCTCACCTCGTTTGTGTTTCTCATCATCTCATGATGATAGGTCACTTTATACTGAGCTGAATCCTGATGGAAGACCTGCTCGAGATTTTCATAGTCTCCATCCTCACTGTTGGAGTCCATCATatctacagagagagaggccatTTGAAAACAGATCACAAACTGCATATTTAATTTTAGCTCTTATATGAATGATACACAAACTTGCTTAacttaataaaaatgaattgaacAACACTGTGTGGACTACAATCTACATAATTTGCCTTGTATATTTCACATAAACATGACATGAACAGGTTTTGCCAAATAAAGGTGGATGTAAAAAAATGAGTGCatttagcagcatttatcaagtttaTAACAACAAAAATTAGTAAAGTAATACTTGGCCACgtcattaaattattaaaaagtaaaCTGGAAGAAAAATTGTCTCGATTAATTGTTCTACCTTAACTCAACAGTATGAGTGCAAGTAAGCTATGTCCGTAGCATAGATATTTACAACGGTTTCCTGGAAGTAAAACTCAATTTCCCATGATTCATTGCGGCATTATTGTTCCTACACAATGACGTCGTAGTCCGGAACTGCTGTCATCGCTAACAGCTGAGTTGTGTTGTGAGTGTTCTGCggttttattaatttaacatTATCGGGCTAACTTGACTTGGAAAGAGTTTGTGCTTTTAGGTTAACTTATTCCCTGACATTTAACTGTAAGTGTTGCTCAAAGACAAAACGAAAAGTTTTGAAATGCGTAACGTGCTGTTACTTAGCGGTTAATaattagtgactgagtgagccAGCTAGCTTACCGGATGTCAACAAGTCGGACTAATATTGTCACACGCTATGGTTTAACCGGATAGTTGATAACATTGTGATTATTCAGCGACGTCACAGCACTTTACGTGATATAACTGCAAGCGAAAGAGTGTCTCAAATGTACTCACCTCGCTGTTCTTATTCTAGGCAGAGACTATTCATAGATGGACTATTGGATTGTTGCAGAGCAAAGTGACTCAGCTATCATACTCCGCCGGCTCATTCTGACTTGAACTACTGCCCTTTATTAGAGCATAAAGCATTCTATTCATAATGCCGTTTAGGTGATTTGCGCCCTCTAGCGTCAGAACTCACACATTCAATCATATTTACCGAGACAAGTGTCGTTTTCTCAACACtctaaacacaaaatgaaaagagTAATCTCGACTACATTGTCAAAACCACAGTTCCACAGATCTGATGCAAAAATTAAATGCAGCACTCACACCCATGTCCCCTCCACCTAAACAATACACACAGCCTTTTATAGAgcatcaaataaaatataatgtaatcaattcaaaatgtgttttacattaacaaaaaaaccattgcacagaaatgaaatgattatttaGTATAAATCGTTTGAGTTTGCACAGCTGCAGCCTTAATGAGCCACTCATGGTGTTTTATCCTGATCAGTGAGTTGTATCATTAGCTTGTCTGTGCACTTGAGCTCACTTTCAGTGCAGCACCTCCCCTGAATGcacagtgaaaaacaacatcagcTGCTTGTATTGACTCATCATCTCTTTCTACACCATCCTCGCTGACGCCgctgttttgctgttttcttgCAGTTTCATCATTCAGGTTGACTGATGTTGACCTCCAATCAAAGAttggagactgtgtgtgtgggcatgccTTTGTGTGTCGCTGCCAAAGAGCACTGAGTAAACAAAGTCAGGTAAGCCAGAAGTGAAAAAGCTCTTAAAATCATGTGACTGCAGAGagcaaatcagtttttttttcactttgtgtgTCGCTTCAGTAGCAAGCGTTCTGTTTCTCAGGTTCAGTGTTAAAATGGTCCATGCTGCCTATGCTGTGTTAAGCCTTGCACCCTTGTTGGTGCTTGGTGTTCCGCCCATCGGGACTCAGCCGGAGCAGGTGCACCTTTCTTATCCAGGTAAGTGCTTGAGCTATTTTTATCCCTGTCATGTGTTTTCATCAAGGGATGCTATTTTCCTTTTATGGGCACAAGCACAGGTCATATGGATTGCAGATGTTTTGTATATATATCTCAACAACATGATgaccaaaaaacagaaaatctaaCTTGTTGATTCTTTTCTGGAGCACTGCCACAAGTTCACTGAAAGTAAAACATTAattttctcttctccttttaTCAAAAAGCTTATGTGTCCCATGTAATGCACTAGTCATTGCTCAAGCCAGCCACACTTTGGCTGTAAACTGTGTATAGGGCTCATCAGATACTTTCTCAATAAGTTgttcagtttatttattcaatttCAGAACCTGCATGCCTACAGTATAATATTATAAAGCATTGGTCACAAGCACAGGGCATTTGACCCCTTGACAGGATTTTGACCAATCAGAAGAAAGAAGATTTTTTaggtctcttttatttttttatttttaataattatcatATAATCATACAAAGTGACTACACTGAAGACACCCCCAAAAAAGATATAGAGCTGGATAGGCCAACTTATAATTTATACAGTCAGTGCgatgtttttgttcattccTCGTGAAGGTGAAACATATGGTAGTCATTTAATCAGTTGATGAATTGAGTACCTGACCAGTCCTCGGCTCAACTCAGCTGTATCTTGCCAGCGGCTAGATCAAAAGTGCCACTCATGTACAAAGTCAGCCTTTTTCATAAGCACGTCTTGGCTTGGCTTTTATCAAAGCACCCGTAAGTGAATCCAGTGGTTCTGTCAGATCCGTCTGTATCCGATTTCAAACAAGTCGAAACCTTGATTCGCAGGAGCGCCAGGTTCCATGGTGGTGACCTGGACCACCTTCAATAAGACGGAGAGCAAGGTGGAGTACGGCCTTCTGGGGGGTCGGCTCTTTGAGATGACAGTCGGAGGCAACAGCACTCTGTTTGTTGActcaggagaggagaagagaaagatgTACATCCACAGAGTCACTCTCACAGGCCTCAAACCTGCTGCTGTCTATGGTGGGTAGACTTTTACTGTTCCAGACTCTAACTCTACTATAGACCATGAAGagtgatatttttcaatttaatttcagTGTACCACTGTGGAGGTGACGAGGGCTGGAGTGATGTGTTCTCCTTCATCGCCCTGAATGACAGCACTAGTTTCAGTCCCAGGTTTGCTCTGTACGGTGACATGGGCAACGAGAACCCTCAGTCTCTGGCTCGACTTCAAAAGGAAACGCAGCTTGGCATGTATGATGTCATCCTGCACATAGGTACGATCCATACTctgtagtagcagtagtaatagtagtagagTCATTTTTAGTGGGAGCCCAAGGCGAATTTAGTAAGCCAGCTGAGATCTAACAGAAATAGTCTCATGAATACTACATATCATGATTGTAATTACTATAATCAGTATTATGCTGCATCGAACCAGATGATACTTGCTTGTGCCAGTTCTGCACTGTGTCActatttatttgcttttgtcCACTGTCTCGGTTTCATGCCGGAGATTAAAAGAACAgaatttttatctttttttagataaaatagAACAGCACTGTATAATTAATAAGGATAAAGTGTTGTCTCACTGTACTGTGATGATAAAAGTCGCATTCtaatatattttctttgtttgttttacagggGACTTTGCCTATGATATGCATGAGGTATGTTTCACTCTGTTTTTCGAATATCATACACTGTGACGACACCTGAGCTCCGTTTAAATCGCTGACCGCAATCTTTCATCGGCAG
This genomic interval from Solea solea chromosome 18, fSolSol10.1, whole genome shotgun sequence contains the following:
- the zgc:194887 gene encoding fibrinogen-like protein 1-like protein; the encoded protein is MRRLRCRLQAAALLLLCVAGVTAEHLQAENLHLLPPDEHNLVRNRQMRVPPRDCHEMLMMSSGQAHDGLYLIQPGDSPIVAYCAMREGGWTVVQHITVNSSVDFDRTWAEYKLGFGRVSGDHWLGNGYLHQLTRGPARYKLGVKLVDPDAITKMGEYDPFLVEDEASAYRLRLGLFQGNSVDALTLDTENYLHDNQKFTTKDRDNDNYFQNCAKLEFQGVPGGGWWYDACAGANLNRRNVIYWQKDCNKERLCKYAWMMVRPSDTLKLIQSKDCKKDEL
- the LOC131444690 gene encoding KATNB1-like protein 1, whose protein sequence is MMDSNSEDGDYENLEQVFHQDSAQYKVTYHHEMMRNTNEVDYDKKEELFKKRYSVSRSGNNPGRVKRVVSCKRKTHHLTMARRKQLGSGRTCNAVNKENEMSRRQDVQQEIFDTDRLDFPLNVCHNDRAGRAGSEKAEFSTLTELTKDHSTMTDVLFGRNLKLKVALTLWQRNVGELLTYFLRIQDTGVFVDFLPLISKSIDKESSGITIGCCVDLFPLVRKVLNNPYEEYLVVGLNWLNAVLKKWWKELRESGCTGSSPRLEKNFQVFNQQLLEFWLEEPFLKCVPGAAGDMVKVVDSFLSQLTWQQ